The following are encoded in a window of Dysidea avara chromosome 4, odDysAvar1.4, whole genome shotgun sequence genomic DNA:
- the LOC136254583 gene encoding elongator complex protein 5-like: MDEQIKMADSSLPSNHHVVIDSLTVLLRRQGLPAVATLLHTLPGSQLTSRGSVARLVSYLHGDLHSNSDLQCLEQMATTVIHLDKSPVPGKQLCTITHVKRSGKVLRKREVFHIGEDLAVVSSEFVTAKCNSEQQPSDNADPTAGLSFNLTLSNKEKRDRSQVQLPYKYTETQKAEQLEGRVFYQPDDVDDWDDSDPDDDLDI, from the exons ATGGATGAACAAATCAAGATGGCTGACAGTTCTTTACCTAGCAACCACCATGTGGTGATAGACAGCTTGACTGTGTTGCTACGACGACAAGGTCTACCGGCTGTTGCTACTTTACTACACACCCTCCCTGGATCACAACTAACAA GTAGAGGTAGTGTTGCCCGTTTGGTGTCCTATCTCCATGGTGATCTCCATAGCAACAGTGATCTGCAGTGTTTAGAGCAGATGGCTACAACAGTGATACATCTTGATAAGTCTCCTGTACCTGGCAAACAACTCTGTACCATCACACATGTAAAGAGATCAGGAAAAGTGTTGAGAAAG AGAGAAGTTTTCCATATTGGAGAAGATCTTGCCGTAGTCTCTAGTGAATTTGTGACTGCAAAGTGTAACAGTGAGCAACAG CCCTCAGACAATGCTGATCCGACTGCTGGTCTATCATTCAACCTCACCCTCAGCAACAAGGAGAAGAGAGATCGGTCACAGGTCCAATtaccatacaagtacacagagaCACAGAAAGCTGAACAACTTGAAGGAAGAGTGTTCTACCAGCCTGATGATGTGGATGATTGGGATGACTCTGATCCTGATGATGACTTGGATATTTAG
- the LOC136254581 gene encoding elongator complex protein 5-like produces MDDQIKMADSSLPSNHHVVIDSLTVLLRQQGLPAVATLQHTLPGSQLTSRGSVARLVSYLHGDLHSNSDLQRLEQIVSMVMHLDKSPVLGKQLCTITRVKRSGKVLRKREIFHIGENLDGVSSEFVTAKSNTEQQSSDNADPTAGLSFNLTLSNKEKRDRSQVQLPYKYTETQKAEQLEGRVFYQPDDVDDWDDSDPDDDVDI; encoded by the exons ATGGATGATCAAATCAAGATGGCTGACAGTTCATTACCTAGCAACCACCATGTGGTAATAGACAGCTTAACTGTGTTGTTACGACAACAAGGTCTACCGGCTGTTGCTACTTTACAACACACCCTCCCTGGATCACAACTAACAA GTAGAGGTAGTGTTGCCCGTTTGGTGTCCTATCTCCATGGTGATCTCCATAGCAACAGTGATCTGCAACGTTTAGAACAGATAGTTTCAATGGTGATGCACCTTGACAAGTCTCCTGTACTTGGCAAACAACTCTGTACCATCACACGTGTAAAAAGATCAGGAAAAGTGTTGAGAAAG AGAGAAATTTTCCATATTGGAGAAAATCTTGATGGAGTCTCTAGTGAATTTGTGACTGCAAAGTCTAACACTGAGCAACAG TCCTCAGACAATGCTGACCCCACTGCTGGTCTATCATTCAACCTCACCCTCAGCAACAAGGAAAAGAGAGATCGGTCACAGGTCCAACtaccatacaaatacacagagACACAGAAAGCTGAACAACTTGAAGGAAGAGTGTTCTACCAGCCTGATGATGTGGATGATTGGGATGACTCTGATCCTGATGATGACGTGGATATTTAG
- the LOC136254580 gene encoding TNF receptor-associated factor 4-like isoform X2, with translation MAIATPSEIGGYEYKFVDTTPDRYICIICHLPSQDPYLSVCCGHVFCKSCLDNAKKATTFTNACPVCRDEEFVTFPNKQLDREIRSLHVMCTNKERGCEWQGELNDINNHLGNSAGCQFENVKCSNECGKMLQRRYLTSHVETECPYRKVDCQYCHITREHQFIAGEHKEQCSKLPLPCPNKCEVGSVPREDMEAHRKECPLEFVQCEYHNVGCEERMMRKRKKEHEQERMENHLSLTKRKLTDNHQELADTKSQLSNAEQMMNAIMVALHQAAGHSSHHSGATPTVSVAQWWVKLTAMTTMFQSDDQTCPVTINLTEFNKKKKENKPWYSKSYYTHGKGYRMCLRIEAAGNGSGKGTHMSVFLCLMKGPHDDELTWPLRGEFEIKLLNQISDYICSGRVIDTDRARSRGWPRFISNEDLHGVTPTCQFLKDDCIYLQVSKL, from the exons ATGGCCATAGCCACTCCTAGTGAAATTGGAGGATATGAATACAAATTTGTTGATACCACACCAGATCGTTATATCTGCATAATATGTCACCTACCAAGTCAAGATCCTTACCTGAGTGTGTGTTGTGGACATGTTTTCTGCAAATCCTGTCTGGACAATGCCAAGAAAGCTACCACCTTTACTAATGCTTGTCCAGTTTGTCGTGATGAAGAATTTGTTACATTTCCCAACAAGCAACTTGATCGTGAGATTAGAAGTCTTCACGTGATGTGTACTAACAAGGAGAGAGGTTGTGAATGGCAGGGTGAACTGAATGACATCAACAATCACCTTGGAAATAGTGCTGGTTGTCAGTTTGAGAATGTCaagtgttccaatgagtgtgggaAGATGTTACAACGACGATACCTGACCAGTCATGTTGAGACTGAGTGTCCTTATCgtaaggttgactgtcagtaCTGCCATATTACACgagaacatcagtttattgcgggagaacacaaggaacagtgttCCAAGCTTCCCCTACcctgtcccaacaagtgtgaggTAGGGAGTGTTCCTCGTGAAGACATGGAAGCACACAGGAAGGAGTGTCCTCTTGAATTTGTCCAGTGTGAGTATCACAATGTGGGGTGTGAGGAGAGGATGATGCGTAAAAGGAAGAAGGAACATGAACAAGAGAGGATGGAGAATCACTTGTCATTGACTAAACGTAAACTGACTGATAATCACCAAGAACTAGCTGATACTAAATCACAACTTTCTAATGCAGAACAAATGATGAATGCTATAATGGTGGCACTTCATCAGGCAGCAGGGCACAGTAGCCACCACAGTGGTGCAACACCAACTGTTTCAGTGGCACAGTGGTGGGTTAAGCTAACTGCTATGACCACAATGTTTCAATCAGATGATCAAACTTGTCCTGTGACCATAAATCTTACTGAGTTCAATaagaaaaagaaagaaaacaaaCCATGGTACAGCAAATCTTATTACACTCACGGAAAGGGATACAGGATGTGTCTACGTATTGAAGCTGCTGGTAATGGTTCTGGTAAAGGTACTCACATGTCAGTGTTCCTGTGCCTCATGAAGGGTCCACATGATGATGAGCTAACATGGCCACTGAGGGGAGAGTTTGAAATAAAACTGTTGAACCAGATCAGTGACT ATATTTGTTCTGGTCGAGTTATTGATACTGATAGAGCTAGGAGCCGCGGGTGGCCGCGGTTCATTTCCAATGAAGACCTCCATGGTGTCACTCCCACATGTCAGTTTCTTAAAGATGATTGTATCTACCTTcaagttagcaaactgtag
- the LOC136252998 gene encoding membrane progestin receptor delta-like — translation MKEKKLLTKSEVPPIFQQPYITSAYRRPYCGPLQCIKYAFTLHNDVGNFWTHFVTLIVWLMWLPFIMRDYDLSTDYNAPLLCYWIGCCSYVLFSSVAHMFSPLSDVMCHVCWMLDYAGISIYMYMVGLAYYYYERPLTLTFYKWEYLHLAVQTGLTIPAFTASSLSRFYWGRYQHFIRAVTFIPAFLSDLVTVLLRWSECHSEECIPSSVPYHACMISCCVLFILVFIIRIPERFAPPGKFDVFFQSHQLFHVLNSIATTALTKLLLVDSRERQAILTEDAKLTGVFPSAYKVYGLFLTTLTVKLCIILVLWVLLHKGVIKGNKQISSEHDKSS, via the coding sequence ATGAAGGAAAAGAAGCTTCTCACAAAATCTGAGGTTCCTCCCATCTTTCAACAACCCTACATCACTTCGGCTTACAGGAGACCCTACTGTGGACCGCTACAATGTATAAAGTACGCTTTTACACTTCACAACGACGTGGGAAACTTCTGGACTCACTTTGTGACGTTGATCGTGTGGCTGATGTGGCTACCATTTATCATGAGAGACTACGATCTATCCACTGACTATAACGCGCCACTTCTGTGCTACTGGATTGGATGTTGCTCGTACGTTTTGTTTAGTAGCGTGGCTCATATGTTTAGTCCATTGTCTGACGTAATGTGTCACGTGTGCTGGATGTTAGACTATGCTGGGATAAGTATTTACATGTACATGGTAGGGCTAGCCTACTACTACTATGAGAGACCTCTGACTTTAACCTTTTACAAATGGGAGTATTTACACTTGGCTGTCCAAACTGGCCTCACAATACCTGCTTTTACTGCCAGCAGTCTGTCTAGATTTTACTGGGGACGGTACCAACACTTCATCAGGGCTGTCACATTTATACCAGCATTTCTCTCTGACCTTGTCACTGTGCTTCTACGCTGGTCGGAGTGTCACAGTGAGGAATGTATCCCAAGTTCAGTACCGTATCATGCTTGTATGATTTCATGCTGTGTACTTTTCATATTAGTTTTTATAATAAGAATACCGGAACGATTTGCTCCTCCTGGTAAATTTGATGTCTTCTTTCAAAGCCATCAACTGTTCCACGTATTAAATAGTATAGCAACCACTGCTCTGACAAAGCTGTTACTTGTGGATAGTAGGGAACGACAAGCAATTTTGACAGAAGATGCAAAATTAACAGGAGTTTTCCCATCAGCTTATAAAGTATACGGTTTGTTTTTGACAACATTGACAGTGAAGTTGTGCATCATCCTTGTCTTATGGGTACTGCTACACAAGGGAGTTATCAAGGGTAACAAACAGATCAGCAGTGAACATGATAAATCATCATAA
- the LOC136254580 gene encoding TNF receptor-associated factor 4-like isoform X1 has product MAIATPSEIGGYEYKFVDTTPDRYICIICHLPSQDPYLSVCCGHVFCKSCLDNAKKATTFTNACPVCRDEEFVTFPNKQLDREIRSLHVMCTNKERGCEWQGELNDINNHLGNSAGCQFENVKCSNECGKMLQRRYLTSHVETECPYRKVDCQYCHITREHQFIAGEHKEQCSKLPLPCPNKCEVGSVPREDMEAHRKECPLEFVQCEYHNVGCEERMMRKRKKEHEQERMENHLSLTKRKLTDNHQELADTKSQLSNAEQMMNAIMVALHQAAGHSSHHSGATPTVSVAQWWVKLTAMTTMFQSDDQTCPVTINLTEFNKKKKENKPWYSKSYYTHGKGYRMCLRIEAAGNGSGKGTHMSVFLCLMKGPHDDELTWPLRGEFEIKLLNQISDCEHYSVTCVYDDSTTDICSGRVIDTDRARSRGWPRFISNEDLHGVTPTCQFLKDDCIYLQVSKL; this is encoded by the coding sequence ATGGCCATAGCCACTCCTAGTGAAATTGGAGGATATGAATACAAATTTGTTGATACCACACCAGATCGTTATATCTGCATAATATGTCACCTACCAAGTCAAGATCCTTACCTGAGTGTGTGTTGTGGACATGTTTTCTGCAAATCCTGTCTGGACAATGCCAAGAAAGCTACCACCTTTACTAATGCTTGTCCAGTTTGTCGTGATGAAGAATTTGTTACATTTCCCAACAAGCAACTTGATCGTGAGATTAGAAGTCTTCACGTGATGTGTACTAACAAGGAGAGAGGTTGTGAATGGCAGGGTGAACTGAATGACATCAACAATCACCTTGGAAATAGTGCTGGTTGTCAGTTTGAGAATGTCaagtgttccaatgagtgtgggaAGATGTTACAACGACGATACCTGACCAGTCATGTTGAGACTGAGTGTCCTTATCgtaaggttgactgtcagtaCTGCCATATTACACgagaacatcagtttattgcgggagaacacaaggaacagtgttCCAAGCTTCCCCTACcctgtcccaacaagtgtgaggTAGGGAGTGTTCCTCGTGAAGACATGGAAGCACACAGGAAGGAGTGTCCTCTTGAATTTGTCCAGTGTGAGTATCACAATGTGGGGTGTGAGGAGAGGATGATGCGTAAAAGGAAGAAGGAACATGAACAAGAGAGGATGGAGAATCACTTGTCATTGACTAAACGTAAACTGACTGATAATCACCAAGAACTAGCTGATACTAAATCACAACTTTCTAATGCAGAACAAATGATGAATGCTATAATGGTGGCACTTCATCAGGCAGCAGGGCACAGTAGCCACCACAGTGGTGCAACACCAACTGTTTCAGTGGCACAGTGGTGGGTTAAGCTAACTGCTATGACCACAATGTTTCAATCAGATGATCAAACTTGTCCTGTGACCATAAATCTTACTGAGTTCAATaagaaaaagaaagaaaacaaaCCATGGTACAGCAAATCTTATTACACTCACGGAAAGGGATACAGGATGTGTCTACGTATTGAAGCTGCTGGTAATGGTTCTGGTAAAGGTACTCACATGTCAGTGTTCCTGTGCCTCATGAAGGGTCCACATGATGATGAGCTAACATGGCCACTGAGGGGAGAGTTTGAAATAAAACTGTTGAACCAGATCAGTGACTGTGAGCATTATTCAGTGACATGTGTGTATGATGATTCTACTACAGATATTTGTTCTGGTCGAGTTATTGATACTGATAGAGCTAGGAGCCGCGGGTGGCCGCGGTTCATTTCCAATGAAGACCTCCATGGTGTCACTCCCACATGTCAGTTTCTTAAAGATGATTGTATCTACCTTcaagttagcaaactgtag